The following are encoded in a window of Primulina eburnea isolate SZY01 chromosome 4, ASM2296580v1, whole genome shotgun sequence genomic DNA:
- the LOC140828889 gene encoding bifunctional adenosine 5'-phosphosulfate phosphorylase/adenylylsulfatase HINT4, with the protein MIKAAEKIGGMAAPVTASCVFCQISTSSTSATLLHQDGKVVAFPDINPSAFRHYLVIPIEHIPTVKDLRRRSEDFSLVSHMLTVGQSLLQRDAPYAEKYRFGFHQPPFNSVNHLHLHCFALPFAPRWKRIKYSPLGPIGGFIEVEKLLERIKPTLSL; encoded by the exons ATGATCAAAGCAGCGGAGAAGATTGGAGGAATGGCGGCACCCGTTACTGCATCTTGTGTCTTTTGCCAAATCTCCACTTCTTCCACCTCCGCCACGCTCCTTCATCAG GATGGTAAAGTTGTTGCTTTTCCAGACATTAATCCTTCTGCGTTCAG GCATTATTTGGTGATTCCAATTGAGCACATACCAACCGTCAAAGACCTTCGAAGAAGATCTGAAGACTTTTCATTAG TCAGTCACATGTTGACTGTGGGACAAAGTCTATTGCAAAGAGATGCGCCTTATGCAGAGAAATATAG ATTTGGATTTCACCAGCCTCCATTTAATAGCGTAAATCATCTGCATCTCCATTGCTTTGCACTTCCATTTGCACCCAG ATGGAAAAGGATAAAATACTCGCCCTTAGGACCGATTGGTGGATTCATTGAAGTTGAGAAGTTGCTGGAAAGGATAAAACCTACATTGTCCCTCTAA